A stretch of Lepisosteus oculatus isolate fLepOcu1 chromosome 11, fLepOcu1.hap2, whole genome shotgun sequence DNA encodes these proteins:
- the adam19b gene encoding disintegrin and metalloproteinase domain-containing protein 19 isoform X4 yields MDLLQQNLLHSNEKRDLRKNTKYVELMIVADNAEFQKHGRDFDKTRMKLLEAANYVDKFYKALNIRVALIGLEIWTDQDKISVSDNPFSTLCAFLDWRRKQLPRLKNDNAQLVTGVPFQGSTIGLAPLKAMCSEYQSGGVNSDHSHVAIGVAATMAHEMGHNFGMSHDISGCCMARPEDGGCIMASATGHPFPRVFNRCNERELERYLGSGGGKCLFNPPNTDAMYGGRRCGNGYLEEGEECDCGEEEECSSPCCNANNCTLRAGAECAHGVCCHNCKLKSPGVLCREPSGQCDLPEYCDGTSEFCPANFYLMDGTSCEGGRAYCYTGMCLTLEQQCLLLWGPGARPAPDPCFEKVNVAGDQYGNCGKDLMGKYRRCESRHAKCGKIQCQSSAAKPLETNAVSIDTTITLNGQQFKCRGTHVYPMGQGDESVGDTLDPGLVMTGTKCGEREICFEGQCRNSSFLQADDCRTKCNGHGLCNNNHNCHCDAGWAPPFCDQKGTGGSLDSGSITTHSSLLPVLLLLPLLLAAGLAAVGLWCCYKHRLHPLKKSSAPPLEAPQTSCAASSDGKAAANGHANPTFQLKPQDPGHLGVTPTSSPASLKQRSAITKPSVKPPPVPSSVGQHTPQQPGVSLPAPPSTVPPAISRTPPRHGPPPSRPPPPCPVPRLGQELQNTNKPQLPKAVDSAEGLKQCLKISMLKPAGQGPKVRFQDETIHKS; encoded by the exons tttcagaaacatgGTCGTGACTTTGACAAGACCCGGATGAAGCTACTGGAAGCTGCCAATTATGTAGACAAG TTCTACAAGGCTCTGAATATCCGGGTCGCCCTGATCGGCCTGGAGATCTGGACGGACCAGGACAAGATCAGTGTGTCTGACAACCCCTTCAGCACGCTGTGCGCCTTCCTGGACTGGAGACGCAAACAGCTGCCCCGCTTGAAAAATGACAACGCCCAGCTTGTGAC GGGAGTCCCTTTCCAGGGGTCCACCATCGGCCTGGCGCCTCTCAAGGCCATGTGCTCCGAGTACCAGTCGGGGGGTGTGAACTCG GATCACTCCCACGTTGCCATCGGAGTGGCTGCTACCATGGCCCACGAGATGGGACACAATTTCGGGATGAGCCACGACATCTCGGGGTGCTGTATGGCCCGGCCGGAAGATGGAGGCTGCATCATGGCCTCGGCGACAGG TCACCCTTTCCCACGAGTCTTTAACCGGTGCAACGAGAGGGAGCTGGAGAGGTACCTGGGCTCAGGCGGCGGGAAGTGCCTCTTCAACCCCCCCAACACTGATGCCATGTATGGAGGCCGTCGCTGTGGAAACGGGTAcctggaggagggggaggagtgCGACTGTggggaggaggag GAGTGCTCCAGCCCCTGTTGTAACGCCAATAACTGCACCCTGCGGGCGGGGGCGGAGTGTGCCCATGGGGTCTGCTGTCACAACTGCAAG CTGAAGAGTCCAGGGGTCCTGTGTCGGGAGCCCTCTGGTCAGTGTGATCTCCCAGAGTACTGTGACGGGACATCGGAATTCTGTCCCGCCAACTTCTACCTGATGGACGGGACGTCCTGTGAGGGGGGCCGGGCCTACTGCTACACTGGCATGTGCCTGACCCTGGAGCAGCAGTGCCTGTTACTCTGGGGGCCGG GTGCCCGCCCCGCCCCAGATCCCTGCTTCGAGAAGGTGAACGTAGCGGGAGACCAGTATGGGAACTGTGGGAAGGACCTGATGGGGAAGTACAGGAGGTGTGAGAGCAG GCATGCCAAGTGTGGGAAAATCCAGTGCCAGAGTTCAGCCGCGAAGCCTCTGGAGACCAACGCTGTTTCAATAGACACCACCATCACCTTAAATGGGCAGCAGTTCAAGTGTCGGGGGACACACGTGTACCCAATGGGTCAGGGGGACGAAAGTGTGGGGGACACACTGGACCCAGGGCTGGTGATGACGGGGACCAAGTGTGGAGAGCGGGAG ATCTGCTTTGAGGGGCAGTGCCGGAATTCCTCCTTCCTGCAGGCAGACGACTGCAGGACCAAGTGCAATGGGCACGGG TTGTGTAACAACAATCACAACTGCCACTGCGACGCAGGCTGGGCGCCCCCGTTCTGTGACCAGAAGGGCACTGGAGGCAGCCTGGACAGCGGATCCATCACCACGCACA gcAGCCTGCTTCCTGTGCTGTTGCTCCTCCCCCTGCTCCTGGCCGCAGGATTGGCTGCTGTCGGGCTGTGGTGCTGCTACAAACACAGGCTCCACCCCCTGAAGAAGAGCTCCGCCCCCCCGCTGGAGGCGCCACAAACCAG CTGTGCCGCTTCCTCCGATGGGAAGGCTGCTGCCAACGGCCACGCCAACCCCACGTTCCAGCTGAAGCCCCAAGACCCCGGGCACTTG GGCGTCACCCCCACCAGTAGCCCGGCCAGCCTGAAACAGAGGTCAGCGATCACAAAGCCCTCCGTGAAGCCCCCGCCTGTACCCTCCTCCGTGGGACAGCATACCCCCCAGCAGCCAGGAGTCTCCTTGCCGGCGCCCCCGAGCACTGTGCCCCCAGCCATCTCCAGGACACCCCCCAGACATGGGCCCCCACCCAgccgccccccgcccccctgCCCTGTGCCCCGGCTTGGCCAG GAGCTGCAGAATACAAACAAACCTCAATTGCCTAAAGCTGTCGATTCTGCAGAGGGACTTAAACAGTGTCTCAAAATCTCAATGCTGAAACCTGCCGGACAGGGACCGAAAGTCAG GTTCCAGGATGAAACCATCCACAAAAGCTGA